The Saccharomycodes ludwigii strain NBRC 1722 chromosome II, whole genome shotgun sequence genome window below encodes:
- the DSC3 gene encoding Dsc3p (similar to Saccharomyces cerevisiae YOR223W | DSC3 | Defective for SREBP Cleavage) — MTKYYLVIRFSSGTDRDLKLDITNVPLHNITLPWLRRMCRDLHPQSDNNRVDLNKCRLKFIRNGRLLTILNWHEIEIELSQFRHQQQDGNSNSNTKNNNDNNTKEYFIHCLLGPEEPIPINPSTEDQDTIENNNNNNHNDNTNPVIGFDRLRAFGFNDEEIQLLRTQFQNRARRMYGDDRRVGSENDNEDDEDDVYDEDEEGHDTRANNNNNSTDLRELEERWMENTVTDDANQEILSTSNWNTNLSILTGLTIGFLLGIFGILLLLICDTSGTNGLLNPISGRRNLNRTVKFSIVAGFISNLIFGLGAKL; from the coding sequence atgACTAAATATTATCTGGTAATAAGATTTTCATCTGGTACCGATCGTGATTTAAAATTGGATATAACCAATGTTCCGTTACACAATATTACATTACCATGGTTGAGAAGAATGTGTAGAGATCTTCATCCACAATCTGATAACAACAGAGTTGACTTAAACAAATGCAGGTTAAAATTTATTCGAAACGGCAGATTACTAACTATTCTTAATTGGCATGAAATAGAGATAGAATTATCTCAGTTTAGACATCAGCAACAAGATGGAAACTCTAACTCTAATACCAAGAATAACAATGACAACAATACAAAGGAATATTTTATACATTGCTTACTTGGTCCTGAAGAACCAATTCCAATAAATCCATCAACAGAGGACCAAGATACTATTGagaataacaacaataacaatcaTAATGATAACACTAATCCTGTAATTGGGTTTGATAGATTGAGGGCTTTCGGATTCAATGATGAGGAAATTCAATTATTAAGAACACAATTTCAAAACAGGGCACGTAGAATGTATGGTGATGATCGTAGAGTTGGTAGCGAAAACGATAATGAGGACGATGAGGATGACGTctatgatgaagatgaggAGGGACATGACACCAGAgctaataacaacaacaattccACAGATCTGCGCGAATTAGAAGAGAGATGGATGGAAAATACTGTGACTGATGATGCCAATCAAGAAATCTTATCAACAAGTAATTGGAACACTAATTTATCTATATTAACTGGACTTACAATTGGGTTTTTGCTTGGTATCTTTGGTattttactattactaaTTTGTGATACTAGTGGTACTAACGGTTTATTAAATCCTATAAGCGGGAGAAGAAATTTGAATAGGACAGTCAAGTTTTCTATAGTTGCTGGATTTATAagtaatttaatatttggaCTAGGTGCGAAATTATAG